The DNA window ccgggacatcaggatgcgtctgccctgcaaaagctgagtccccgcttcattggcccgttcaccatccttcggcagatcaaccccgtcacctatcgtctccaactcccggcacagtatagtagaatccatcctacatttcacgtgtctctacttaaacctcaccacccttctgttgttccctccacagagcctgacgtggcagccgccgagccccccttccacttctcctagaggacggcacagcctacgtggtccacgagatcttggattcccggcgccgtggtggtaaactcgaatacctcgtggactgggaggactatggtcccgaggaacgctcatggattcccaggaacgatatccttgatcctcttctgttacagaacttccataccaaccatccagacagacctgccccacgacccaggggaagaccaccacgacgtcggggtccgcggccctcaggagcgggccgtgggagggggtactgtcactgaacacgccaggctccacctcaccacagtacccacgcactcaatcaccagcttattaatcaccgccacctgcacctcattcactctgcaatcaccagcactacaaagccaccactctcacacacactcactgtccggtctcgtttgcactacgccatgtatatgcttaccttaaggactccccttcaacatacttacctgctccagcgatctccttcatctccttcgtctcctggtcccttcgtgtgcttacccatctgtgtgtgtgagtgtctccaacgtctccctccatctcagctcaactcctggatccacaaaccacacaaggacagtattactttatattcatctctcaagaacctgataacagccattaccactctgtgttccacatattgttccaataaactcacctggattgcttttatctctgcctccgtgtctatatcataacattTACATGTACTCTAAACATTGTAATCTGATTTAAAAATCCgtttatatgtgttttatatacattCCGATTAAAACTTTTGCGCACGAGAAAGAATAGACCACCCCTTCCAATCCGATCaattaaggtgtttacatgaacgtTTTTCAATCCGATTGAGCCATCAATCTGATTACAAATGGATTatttgggtgcatgtaaacatagccagtgacactgatatagagaataactcccgctGGGGGGACTTTGGAAGccttttcatgctcaaacagcaacattacatacTAAAGACAGATGAATATGGGAAAAAGCAGAACAAGTCCTCTTTAATTCATCAGAACAACTTACATTTTTGGGGTTTTTCCAGACGTTGTGGTTATATTCAATGATTTATATCCTCCTAATGAAACAACAGCTATGACTATCGGAGCTGAAAATGCTGAAAACACACGGAGACCAGGGTTAATATAGGTAACTAaacaaaaccataaaaaatgtgtaagaggaaataaaatgaattttaactgaggttttaaaaaaaaaaaaatctaacaaggcaacatttctcattttcatttagtttaacttgtactaaattaactaaaactttaataaaaaaaaaaaaaaagtaataaactATATAAGCATCTTGGGTTGCAAACCCAACCCAGAAACGAGATGCTGCATCTTGGTGTTGATGCTCGGCTTGACCACTGTCTGGGGCATGTGTAAACACACAAATCTATTGGCAGACAGCAGTCAATGATGTCACACACGGAGCGTCATCAACTCTTTTGTCTGAAGGAGGCGTGCAGATATGCCCTGAAGTATGGCAACAAAGACTAGGTGCCTCGTTCCCCTCCTCAGGGAACCGGGTTGCATTCTCAACACAACATGTTGCCTTTTGAAGTGGAACTTTGACGCTGCATCTTGGTGTTGATGCTATGGGAATCACAATACCTACTACACCATGCTGAGGAAATGCCTGCCCACTAGGTTGAATATGCACAAACAAAGTGAGCAAAATATTAAGTGAATCTGCAGAACTAGGCAGAGTCAAAAAGCGTGTCAACACCTAAGTGCATCCTATGTGACTTGTACAGAAAGTTGCACAGTGTCTCTGTTCCCTAAAGCAAGTGCCTCAAACAGAACATATTCTGGCCCGAGAGCATCTGTCCAAAGGGGCATATCCCTACTTCAAACCCCAACAATAATCGGGGAGGGAGGTAAACTCGATAGAGGGAGGCATCTCGGACTGCCCACGTAATCTGTTTACCTCGCATCAACGCTAAGGTGGTGCCTATCTAGGGGGGAGCATTTAAGTCTACTTAAAACTCTAATCTGAATAATTTGAGAGGGCGGTATGTTAAGTTTTCAGATTCTTTTAAAGGAACAGCTCAAGAAAACGGAAAAACACATTGAAAGTTGAAAATATGGGTGTACTCGACTTTATAATCTGCTGGATTTTGTTTTAAACAATGTTAGTTTCAAGTGAACACTTGTTCATATAACTCACTCCAGCCGAACACGGTGATCTTCCTCACGTAGTTTGTGATGGTGATATTCTGTCTGATGAGCCATAAGTACATATGAAGAGCTTGAATGAAGAACCAGGTGAAAGTAGTCAGCATGGAGTAATGCATGAGCAGCGCTATGAAGACACACGCAGCCTTGACTTCTGTGTTGGCGACGCTCTCGTTTgacaaaaaagataaattcaGGAGAAACAAAGCCACAAACATGTTGATCAAGATCTTTGTGGCCTGATTTGATTTGGCTTTCCtgttcaaatataaaaacaaccTGCATTTGTAACATGCATTTAGCAGACGTTTTCTTccaaaagatgaacaaaagcaACTGGTCAAAGAACTTTGAATGTTTAAGTTAAGTTATAGTTTAAGATACTCTACCGTAACAGGAAATGCATGAACAGAGCGACGGACAGAAAAAACATGGAGATGCCACAGCCGATAGAAGTGATGAAGCTCAATGATTTCACATACTGTGGTGTGATGTTTGCATTTGCATCTGGAGGAGACTGAGAGATCAGAGAAACACAACAGAAACACACAGATCAGCTGGATGATCATTTCCACAAGTCATCATGTTATACTTCAAAAGAAATCAAGACACACAGGCTCCAAAATGATGAAGGAATATGTGTTCAACTTTCCCACAATACCAATGTCAGATttcaaaagtctgaaaataaaGTAATTGCTCATCAAATACTCCCAAGATTAAATGATCTGAGCTACACCTTCTTCATTTTATAGCTCTAGTTAGATTTCTTTATGGAAATTCTAAATGGCATAATCCAATCCCAGCTTataaaaacagaatgaaaacaatgaagtttgatcatttttaggtacactatgtaacttttggccagttaaaaaaacaaaactgcatgcattttgtggaAGAGAATAGagaatcagggtaagacaaaacatgttttggaagaaggatCGATTATGCAttgactcattatttaaattgttaattttaaacaaaaagttaCATAGCATACCTTAAAATTagataatatataaacaaaattcaAATGTTTTGGTTTAACCTATACTCACATATACAGTAGTTAATCCCCCTTATTTTTGCCCaatctttttaaattaaaagatCAAACTTGCTACCATACTAATACTTTCAGCAAGTCTAAAGAATGTATTctcgatttatttatttatttgtatctaTAAACAACACTTCCATCTTTCACTTTTGTTTACTACAGTAGACTCACATCTCAAATCTTTTTgtttaagtaaaaaataaataatgtgacAGATCATTTGAGGTTTAGTTTGCTTTTtggtttttagttttagtttggCATTGAGTTAGGGACCTATCAGAATGATAATGCCAGAAATtggtatttattttcatttattttattcattgtttTTCCTCTTGTTTGTTACATGTGTACTTTTCTGTTGATGCTcttttatattctttataaggTTTTTTTTAGACTGTATTTTCTGCTTCTTTAATTAAAACAAGTAGGTGGTATTATTAGAGgaatgttattattattctggaAACATTTTTGTTGTCAGTATATGAGATTTTCccagaagagagagagactttaaatgataaaatgaaaactatcccATAATTTACCCACCCTGAAGCTGTCCTAGGTGTACATGAcattcttctttcagtcaaacataatcagagttaaattttaaaaaatatcctggctcttccaagctttataatgtgaGTTAATAGTAAAGgtgcatctatccatcataaaagtaatccatacagatCCAGGAGGTTAAAaaaagccttctgaagcaaagtgatgcatttttgtaaactATAATTACTAGCTTCCGGTAACATCTGTCCATTTGTTCATGAGAGAGTCAAGTTCATGACATAAGATGTAGGTGTAGCGTAAATTTAGACGCCTCACACGGTTCAAACATATAGGGATGTGCAACAACCTCgacattttctctttaaaaattcttgttttagacttctaattcgtgactgGTGTTCCAATGTCTTTCAGCTGAAGGCAGATAAAACTGGTCACTAGATGACGCCATACCGGCGAGtccactgatctatattaattaaatatagatcAGTGGGCAAGTCATGGAATTGAGATAAGATTTGTCCAAGAAATTGCTAGATTTGTTGCTAGGCAAAAACTCTCAAAAGGGGCAGGGAAGTCGCTAAATTTAGAGACAAAATTGATAAATTGGCAGCActggaactaaccctttaagtttctTTAGTCATCTTTTACAAGTTCACTAGCTAAAAGACTCTGATATTGATTTCATGGGGTCTTTAAATGAAACTCTGAGAAGCTTCTCACCATCAGCACTGCAAAGAACGTCAGATGTGAACACGAGCACTTTATGGTGTTATTGATTTTTTCTGTCTCACAGCCGGACGTCGTCCATGTAAGATTTCCTTTGAAGAAAACAGAGCAGTAAATTAAATTAGTTATATAAACTAACTTGATGGGAACTGATCAATACATCCATAAGTGAATTTACCTTTTCCATCCCAAGAATTGCAGGACGCCTCACCGACCTGTAAGAACatgtttgatttttattttgttttcacagTGTCTGATtattataacaaaaaatgttttgcagcaAAACCTTCATTACCAGATTTTCCTTTTTAATGAACATTTCTATTTTGTTGGTAAGGTTGGAGATGTTGGCGCCCATCGTTATTCCATAAACCTCATTGTTCAAAACAATATCATTCTGAATGAGAAACCATACAAGAATTAAAAAGCAGTCAtcaataatcaaatataaacatgtgAATAGAACAGATCGAGAAACATTTGTCCCTCAATGCACACAATACCTTATTTCCCATATTTAAGAACCGTAAAACTCCAACAAATGCAGTTCCATTGTTTTCAAGACGTGATTTGTCAAAGGCCTCAGTAGGAACGTTTACAGACCAGGGAAAGTTCGCGTTCAGGTTTTTCTCAACAACCTGTGGAATTAAAATAAGAATTAGCACTGATAAATCAAGAATCCTAACTGGACATGCTTTAATGCTTCTCAGGCCTTACGTTGATCATGTTCTGATTTGAAGAGTagcatattttaatgtttttgctttCTGTGTTCTTGGCTTGTCTTTGGAGAACACCAATAATATCCCCCATCACAATCGCTGCATTGCTTTTATTGTCTTTTTCCATCTGATCCACCAGGGAATCCATTTTCTCCATAGTCTCTCTGCAAAATTGATTGAATCACTTGGTATTCTGTACTACAGTTTTAGACTTTATAGCCACTGGTAACGGCACACTTACGATGCTTTTGAGGGTTCAATATGTCCACTGCCGTCTGTTACATTATCTGCCTTTACATTGTAAGTTATCTCGGGTGGTGGAACAGTGGGATCTGGATTGTTCATGGTGGTGGATAATGGCGGTCTGATAGTAGTTGAACTTTCATTAACACAGATGACACACatccattcactcccattaaaATGCAGAACATATTTGCTTCCTTCTTGCCCTTCAacgcaaagaaaaaaataaggaatggatttaaattattttcatgtttaatgggtTATATCAATTTTTCTTGCgataaagtatgtttatgagctgctaaattcataaaaaaaaataattacatttaaaaatgaattaaactaaattaattCAAACTAAATCCTTACAATGATCTCATGATGGGAACCCCTAACACTTCTGTATATGAATCCCTAGACTGAACCCTTTAAAGTTCTTTATAGAATGTATTCTTGCCATAATTGCACTAAACAATATCAACTCCTCATGAATAAATTACTCAAGCTTGTCAAAGCAAGTgcattttatgtttaaaaagaCCTTAATGTTACCCTAATCTTATAACTTAATGATTTTCATAGAAGAAAAGACATATGCTGTCAGCTTGCATGGTGCACTATATTCATTTTGATTTAGAAATCAAACTTTGATGCGTGTGTGAAACAGACTTACCGCTGCATGTATCACTGTCATATGTAGGGTTTGTACATCTCTCTCCAGGATCAACAGGAAGGATTTTCAGACAACCTCAATAAATTATGACAACACATAATTCATAATTGTGTCAGACACAGTGTTATGATTTGAAGACTTCTGCTTTGCATATTGTGAACAGCACAGAAGGTAAAAAGAGGCCAACAGAAATAAAACGTTTGTGAATGTCAATCACAAATGTTACTAGACAACCAGTAGTGCTAACAGTCTCGACTGCTCATCACGGCTATTATCTGGGTTCACAAAACCTTTCAGGCTCGGGGTCGGAaattactcactgctcttgattgaATTACTTGAGTAGCTTTACTAAGTAGGAGTGTGCGATAttgacacatatatatatatatatatatatatatatatatttttttttttttttttttttctgggatTTACTCTAACGATATTTGGACGATATTTTGAGTGTGTTATTGTGCTGGTAACTCCTAAAGATTTTGATATTCTTCATATTTTGTGTGGTGGTCAGTTCACAGCAGTGCCTGAAATTATTCTTTCCAATATGTTTCaattgatttttaatgtttatgggcattttatctttataaattcattttttaaaacctGATTATATGCATGCATcatcttttgtgtcaaattttcaaatgtaatcacatttatttataataataagacatgcagttacaaatgcataaataatgttttgatgttttaaacataaaatgttgaatatttatatttgaaattatttaaagCATGAAAAGAtacattaaatgtgaaattaatactgccactaggtggcagcaagtcaccaTTAATAAGGGAGTCATTGAGCTTCAACTGATTCAatcaaacagctgattcattcaggaacgaagcaTTGATCTTAATTAGAGGGTcagtgaatcattcattcaactgatttgttcaaaaagttgattcattcagtaaggAAACACCACTGAATGTTTGCTGTGACTTTGTTTTGAACTATTTTCATtggcaaaatagagcaaaaacatgcaatatggtgtctaaaatgtaagtcacttaatattaacttcttgtttattaAACTTGTATAAAATCAACA is part of the Chanodichthys erythropterus isolate Z2021 chromosome 18, ASM2448905v1, whole genome shotgun sequence genome and encodes:
- the LOC137006940 gene encoding adhesion G-protein coupled receptor G6-like isoform X2 yields the protein MLFLGIMSRQKQNLLWLMIVCCASSQITCSKIMIIGDNLTYLNRSTCTAVNLTCPPAAETLIGNFCIMNVKPNTTSQGQCKTSNKTYFFNINNWEKYEVRMKEMVKDIKMWFLQNESECLPSSVLNSRDHFVTNTVTTSTTTSCNANNQRPLGCLKILPVDPGERCTNPTYDSDTCSGQEGSKYVLHFNGSEWMCVICVNESSTTIRPPLSTTMNNPDPTVPPPEITYNVKADNVTDGSGHIEPSKASETMEKMDSLVDQMEKDNKSNAAIVMGDIIGVLQRQAKNTESKNIKICYSSNQNMINVVEKNLNANFPWSVNVPTEAFDKSRLENNGTAFVGVLRFLNMGNKNDIVLNNEVYGITMGANISNLTNKIEMFIKKENLVGEASCNSWDGKGNLTWTTSGCETEKINNTIKCSCSHLTFFAVLMSPPDANANITPQYVKSLSFITSIGCGISMFFLSVALFMHFLLRVANTEVKAACVFIALLMHYSMLTTFTWFFIQALHMYLWLIRQNITITNYVRKITVFGWTFSAPIVIAVVSLGGYKSLNITTTSGKTPKMCWITDPLIHYIVNIGYYALVFFFTTGVFIMIVTKIVQARHIKAPDGKRKTFRKQLMMVLSLFLLFGLTWAVAFFSYGAMLIPSYYIFTVLNSFQGFFLFLYYYHIHNDVAGNFSDDPESSSSTTTIVQSGMNAVENIYN
- the LOC137006940 gene encoding adhesion G-protein coupled receptor G6-like isoform X1 — translated: MLFLGIMSRQKQNLLWLMIVCCASSQITCSKIMIIGDNLTYLNRSTCTAVNLTCPPAAETLIGNFCIMNVKPNTTSQGQCKTSNKTYFFNINNWEKYEVRMKEMVKDIKMWFLQNESECLPSSVLNSRDHFVTNTVTTSTTTSCNANNQRPLGCLKILPVDPGERCTNPTYDSDTCSGQEGSKYVLHFNGSEWMCVICVNESSTTIRPPLSTTMNNPDPTVPPPEITYNVKADNVTDGSGHIEPSKASETMEKMDSLVDQMEKDNKSNAAIVMGDIIGVLQRQAKNTESKNIKICYSSNQNMINVVEKNLNANFPWSVNVPTEAFDKSRLENNGTAFVGVLRFLNMGNKNDIVLNNEVYGITMGANISNLTNKIEMFIKKENLVGEASCNSWDGKGNLTWTTSGCETEKINNTIKCSCSHLTFFAVLMSPPDANANITPQYVKSLSFITSIGCGISMFFLSVALFMHFLLRKAKSNQATKILINMFVALFLLNLSFLSNESVANTEVKAACVFIALLMHYSMLTTFTWFFIQALHMYLWLIRQNITITNYVRKITVFGWTFSAPIVIAVVSLGGYKSLNITTTSGKTPKMCWITDPLIHYIVNIGYYALVFFFTTGVFIMIVTKIVQARHIKAPDGKRKTFRKQLMMVLSLFLLFGLTWAVAFFSYGAMLIPSYYIFTVLNSFQGFFLFLYYYHIHNDVAGNFSDDPESSSSTTTIVQSGMNAVENIYN